From a region of the Solanum stenotomum isolate F172 chromosome 2, ASM1918654v1, whole genome shotgun sequence genome:
- the LOC125854949 gene encoding uncharacterized protein LOC125854949 gives MDPQDNNNVFNDNSDICQQLLQRYGKSSAPQHRHLCAIAAATRSIIQAESLPITPFSYFAATISTISNSQESLDPQALSGLSSFLSIVLPLVHNEDVSSDKVAEAIEFLVGLLEKETVENEGGLGTSTVRAFVKCLGVLIGFCDKEDWDSVKVGFEILVKFAIDKRPKVRKCAHDCILTVFKSFGSSSVAKKAGERIYSLIKGNIVLAMKLSDPKEISGSKDEHQEVLHSLNILKPIIPYLRVKDNEKVLAQLVELMRSQSSAFTRHIFDNIGAILDVSKIEIILLEADTIIKALISYMLSAETPADNVLFAATLAKGIIDKLHDDGMSAWVTYLPLVVGSISGLLTRPENIALPASNILKEMINAHIDVKKFLTGKKQAVDDEALSSSEFETVKAICLVFENVLLSSSEYPNDHILAVLSVMFLKLGEVLDFCAKDIILKLADWMIVASGDAAYDTKNLQECIGSAVIAMGPEKLLALLPISLNSKDYSFSNSWLVPVLNKYICGSSLEFFMKHVVPLAVSFEQASCKVKKSVIREELLAYARECWGLLPAFCRCPSDVHKNAQALTTLLIPFLKEDSFMLENISAALQELVNKNKNALASDNFSGEHIVHQTENENLDLALEFKRKCSYSKKSSSKNIKALASCSEEWLRALINVFFKASPANYQQFKEAIGCLTSITDSSLTQRIFTSSMERTGITNEIGEYKKLGLHSTDNKENNSTLLGEVAKRCIILELGSCFVEGSGEDLIKVLFGIARDVLETTHGAGHLEAYHILSRILEKHSWFHSSHAEQLMDLLARVKPPTDTKTLTSRFAFYKTLLIDALQGNDEENTQAFLILNEIILALKDSTEEGRKTAYDALIGVCSCLRDSSSAKSDESYKKFVDMIIAYLSGSSPHIKSGAVSALSVLVYSDVNICLSVPDLVPSVLTLLQSKDVEVTKAVLGFVKVFVSSIQANDLHNLLSDIVNGVLPWSSVSRHHFRSKVTVIVEILMRKCGVAAVKSVAAEKYKNFLKTVSENRHGKSSSKEDGSAEMESTPSDSRWQHKRKDRESSDSFKEKNSRGPHKRMKRKEGEKDSSTNFTKKGFMGGKARNREMKGKNNTTDEPYRKLVNRTKEFGRRKQEGSKTPLQKRDNGGKLKREGFRGKGKIDRQKRPADGTRGPGANRRQKTNKNS, from the exons ATGGATCCTCAAGACAACAACAATGTCTTCAATGACAATTCCGACATATGCCAACAACTCCTCCAACGTTACGGAAAATCCTCAGCACCCCAACATCGTCATCTCTGTGCTATTGCAGCCGCCACTCGTTCCATTATACAAGCTGAGTCTTTACCAATAACCCCTTTTTCTTACTTCGCCGCCACAATTTCCACAATTTCAAATTCTCAAGAATCTCTTGACCCACAAGCTTTATCTGGGTTGTCTTCCTTTTTGTCTATTGTTCTTCCATTAGTTCACAATGAAGATGTTTCTTCAGATAAAGTTGCTGAGGCAATTGAGTTTCTTGTGGGTCTTCTTGAAAAGGAGACAGTGGAGAATGAGGGTGGTTTGGGGACTTCTACTGTGAGGGCTTTTGTTAAGTGTTTGGGGGTTTTAATTGGGTTTTGTGATAAGGAAGATTGGGATTCTGTGAAAGTGGGGTTTGAGATACTTGTGAAGTTCGCCATTGATAAGCGTCCAAAG GTGAGGAAATGTGCTCATGATTGTATTCTGACTGTTTTTAAGTCATTTGGTTCATCTTCTGTGGCTAAGAAGGCTGGTGAAAGAATTTACTCCTTGATAAAAGGCAACATTGTATTGGCAATGAAACTAAGTGATCCAAAGGAAATAAGTGGATCTAAAGATGAGCATCAAGAGGTGCTTCACTCCCTGAATATCCTGAAGCCTATCATCCCGTATCTTAGAGTCAAAGACAATGAGAAGGTACTTGCTCAACTAGTGGAGCTTATGAGGTCCCAAAGCTCAGCATTCACAAGACACATTTTTGATAATATTGGGGCGATATTAGATGTTTCAAAGATTGAAATCATTCTTCTAGAAGCTGACACTATTATAAAAGCTCTTATATCATACATGTTGTCTGCGGAGACCCCTGCTGACAATGTATTGTTTGCCGCAACTTTAGCAAAAGGCATCATTGACAAACTCCATGATGACGGAATGAGTGCTTGGGTTACCTATTTGCCTTTGGTTGTCGGCTCCATATCAG GTCTTCTTACACGTCCAGAAAATATCGCTTTACCggcttcaaatattttgaaagaaatgatcaATGCTCATATTGATGTGAAAAAGTTTTTGACCGGTAAAAAGCAGGCAGTGGATGATGAGGCTCTCAGTTCTTCTGAATTTGAAACTGTGAAAGCTATTTGTTTAGTCTTTGAAAACGTGCTTCTCAGCTCTTCTGAATACCCAAACGACCATATACTGGCAGTCCTGTCTGTCATGTTCCTTAAATTGG GTGAGGTTTTGGACTTCTGTGCGAAGGATATAATACTTAAACTTGCTGATTGGATGATTGTTGCTTCTGGGGATGCTGCTTATGATACAAAAAAT CTTCAGGAGTGCATAGGATCAGCTGTTATTGCTATGGGACCAGAGAAACTGCTTGCCCTGTTACCCATCTCCCTGAATTCAAAGGATTACTCTTTTTCAAACAGTTGGTTGGTTCctgttttaaataaatatatatgtggaTCATCACTTGAGTTCTTTATGAAGCACGTGGTGCCACTTGCTGTGTCCTTCGAACAGGCATCGTGTAAAG TTAAAAAGTCAGTAATTCGAGAAGAACTTCTGGCTTATGCCCGTGAGTGTTGGGGACTATTACCTGCCTTTTGTCGCTGTCCATCTGACGTTCACAAGAATGCCCAAGCTTTGACTACACTTTTGATTCCTTTTCTGAAGGAGGACTCCTTTATGCTTGAGAATATTTCTGCAGCTTTGCAG GAACTGgtgaataagaataaaaatgcaCTTGCATCTGATAACTTTTCTGGAGAGCATATAGTTCACCAAACGGAGAACGAAAATCTTGATTTGGCATTGGAGTTCAAACGCAAATGCTCTTACTCAAAGAAGTCTTCTAGCAAAAATATTAAGGCTTTGGCATCTTGCTCTGAGGAATGGCTCCGGGCTTTAATTAATGTCTTTTTTAAGGCATCTCCTGCAAATTACCAGCAGTTCAAG GAGGCAATAGGGTGCTTGACTTCCATCACTGATTCTTCGTTAACCCAAAGGATTTTTACTTCTTCAATGGAGAGAACTGGGATTACAAATGAAATTGGTGAATACAAGAAACTTGGACTTCATTCAACAgacaataaagaaaataactccACTCTTCTTGGGGAAGTAGCTAAGAG GTGCATTATCTTGGAGTTGGGATCATGCTTTGTTGAAGGATCTGGCGAGGATCTCATTAAAGTCCTCTTTGGTATTGCTAGGGATGTTTTGGAG ACTACTCATGGAGCTGGTCATCTTGAAGCATATCACATTCTAAGTAGAATATTAGAG AAACATTCCTGGTTTCACTCTTCACATGCTGAGCAGCTGATGGATTTGTTAGCTAGGGTGAAACCTCCAACTGATACAAAAACACTTACAAGTCGCTTTGCCTTCTACAAAACCTTGTTGATTGATGCATTACAG GGTAATGACGAGGAAAACACCCAGGCCTTTCTCATTCTGAATGAGATTATTCTCGCATTAAAAGAT TCCACAGAAGAAGGTAGAAAGACAGCATATGATGCCCTTATCGGTGTGTGTTCTTGCTTGAGAGACTCTTCATCTGCTAAGTCGGATGAATCTTATAAGAAGTTCGTTGATATG ATTATAGCTTATCTTTCTGGTTCATCACCACATATAAAAAGTGGAGCAGTCTCTGCCCTTTCTGTTCTGGTTTATAGTGATGTCAATATCTGTCTCTCAGTCCCTGATCTGGTCCCTTCTGTTCTGACTCTGCTGCAGAGTAAAGATGTCGAAGTTACAAAA GCTGTTCTGGGATTTGTTAAAGTATTTGTATCTAGTATTCAAGCAAATGACCTGCATAATTTGCTTTCAGACATTGTCAACGGAGTGTTACCTTGGTCATCTGTGTCACGCCATCATTTTAGATCAAAG GTCACCGTAATCGTGGAGATCTTGATGAGGAAGTGTGGAGTTGCTGCAGTTAAGTCAGTTGCAGCTGAGAAGTACAAAAATTTCCTCAAGACAGTCTCAGAG AATCGCCATGGCAAGTCAAGCTCTAAAGAAGATGGTAGTGCTGAGATGGAATCAACTCCTTCGGATTCAAG GTGGCAGCATAAAAGGAAGGATAGAGAATCTAGTGACTCATTCAAGGAAAAGAATTCCAGGGGACCTCACAAAAGAATGAAGAGAAAGGAGGGTGAAAAAGATTCATCCACAAATTTTACCAAGAAAGGATTCATGGGAGGTAAAGCAAGGAATAGAGAGATGAAAGGGAAGAACAACACTACCGATGAACCTTATAGGAAGCTGGTTAACAGAACCAAAGAATTTGGACGTCGCAAACAGGAAGGTAGTAAAACACCACTGCAGAAGAGAGATAACGGAGGGAAATTGAAGAGGGAGGGTTTCCGGGGGAAGGGAAAGATAGACAGGCAAAAAAGGCCAGCTGATGGTACACGAGGTCCAGGTGCTAATAGACGACAGAAAACTAACAAAAACAGCTAG